Proteins from a single region of Pseudorasbora parva isolate DD20220531a chromosome 22, ASM2467924v1, whole genome shotgun sequence:
- the plch2b gene encoding 1-phosphatidylinositol 4,5-bisphosphate phosphodiesterase eta-2, producing the protein MNTSPGMAPSSPALFSPSLTRRPQSPGRRPPSPFRSPSPSIMTSPKLWQKAAISRLAEEFFWIGGSIVASPKWRMGQIVERCMCNMQAGSQMIKLRGKSKALVRLFYLDEHKSCIRWRPSRKHEKAKITIDSIHEVCEGMRTEVFRRFASNNFDPNCCFSIYHGDHVESLDLVSTNGEEARTWITGLKYLLAGISDEDSLAKRQRTRDQWLKQTFSEADKNGDGNLSIGEVLQLLHKLNVNLPKQKVREMFQEADTDENQGSLTFEEFCTFYKLISTRRDLYLLMITYSNHKEHMDVNDLHRFLENEQKMVNVTKDYCKMIINQFEPCSDNQTHTLLGIDGFTNYMRSPAGDIFNPEHYQVNQDMTQPLTNYYIASSHNTYLTGDQLMSQSRVDMYAYVLQAGCRCVEVDCWDGPDGEPIVHHGYTLTSKILFKDVVETINKYAFAKTQYPVILSIENHCTVPQQKKMAQHLMEVLQDKLDLSNINANESRRLPSPEVLKGKILVKGKKLPANIDADAEEGDVSDEDSADEDEEEEEQMNGDTTEGAPEMGDESKKRSQRSFMGSFRRKKKKRVKIKKKPVLSDSDTEQEIQSSNDKQVINYGKRRKTMRLSRALSDLVKYTKSVRVHDIETQAYMCSWQVSSLNESITNQILQLKPAHLVRFNQRQLLRVYPSNYRVDSSNFNPQPFWNAGCHLVALNYQTEGRMLQLNRAKFAANGNCGYVLKPKCMCKGAFNPTLEDPLPGHRKSQLVLKIISGQQLPKPKDSMLGDRGEIIDPFVEVEIIGLPIDCNKQQTRVVDDNGFNPMWEETLVFTVHMPHIALVRFMVWDHDPIGRDFIGQRTIAFKSMMPGYRHVYLEGIQEASIFVHVAINDITGKVKSSNAVKQLIQKNLMHTSEDGTRTSFGANFLRKGGAGKKQAKVVKGSVDCYTKEDFLNRRYSDDLSSKGSRSTSQSASLLRGAQSEPLRRAHKVCFQEPEGSHEARRRLSSIACSGGAGVAMDYTNLAFDSKNSSEVDIQTSVVQSHLGDNKELTVSKRNELPPTSKREFESTGVPVPKMKDPASTLNERLLSKQISGAKSVEDSVQEPETCGRQESHLKMKPEPTQDCEALNFHPIPDGVLDPSSGTLNTRNLVLKNTFLDGRLNPQWKPMSIPATPALSRRRHDQGTPTSKDSPFQGRRSQSVPRRRPPSPPNTTGHVKKEFLNQYPLPQCSYSAPKNSAPNNYNLAESESSSLSSLDSLDLSTLPSRFPDNQQQTMGTLQREMNALFEQKMHEIRCHSPLFFRDSSTL; encoded by the exons TCACCATAGACTCTATCCATGAGGTCTGTGAGGGGATGAGAACTGAGGTCTTCAGGCGATTTGCCAGTAATAACTTTGATCCAAACTGCTGCTTCAGTATTTACCACGGAGACCATGTGGAATCTCTTGACTTGGTTTCTACGAATGGCGAAGAGGCACGGACCTGGATCACTGGCCTTAAATACCTCCTGGCAGGCATCAGTGACGAGGACAGCCTGGCAAAAAGGCAACGGACAAGAGATC AATGGTTGAAACAGACCTTTTCAGAAGCAGACAAAAATGGAGATGGGAATCTGAGCATTGGAGAGGTTCTACAGCTTCTCCACAAGCTAAATGTAAACCTCCCAAAGCAGAAAGTCAGAGAAATGTTCCAg GAGGCAGACACTGATGAAAACCAGGGATCATTGACGTTTGAGGAATTTTGTACCTTTTACAAGTTGATCTCGACACGGCGAGATCTTTACTTACTAATGATCACCTACAGTAACCACAAAGAGCACATGGATGTGAACGACCTCCACCGCTTCTTGGAAAATGAGCAAAAG ATGGTAAATGTGACTAAAGACTACTGCAAGATGATCATTAACCAGTTTGAGCCGTGTTCTGATAACCAAACACATACGCTGCTGGGCATTGATG GTTTCACCAACTACATGCGTAGTCCTGCAGGGGACATCTTCAACCCAGAACACTATCAAGTAAATCAGGACATGACACAGCCACTGACAAACTACTACATCGCATCTTCTCACAACACCTACCTGACTGGAGATCAGCTGATGTCTCAGTCTCGGGTTGATATGTATGCGTATGTGCTTCAGGCGGGCTGCCGCTGTGTGGAAG TTGACTGCTGGGATGGTCCTGATGGGGAACCTATCGTGCATCATGGTTACACACTTACCTCAAAAATCCTCTTTAAAGATGTTGTTGAGACAATCAACAAATATGCATTTGCCAAAACTCA ATACCCAGTGATCCTTTCTATAGAGAACCACTGTACTGTGCCTCAGCAGAAGAAAATGGCTCAACACCTCATGGAAGTGCTACAGGACAAGCTGGACCTGTCAAATATAAATGCGAATGAGTCCAGGCGTCTGCCATCTCCAGAGGTTTTGAAAGGGAAAATACTTGTCAAG GGAAAGAAACTGCCAGCGAACATTGATGCTGATGCAGAGGAAGGAGATGTGTCTGATGAAGACAGCGCTGACGAggatgaggaggaagaggagcaaATGAATGGAGAT ACCACAGAAGGAGCACCGGAGATGGGTGATGAATCGAAGAAGCGCTCACAGAGGTCGTTCATGGGCAGCTTCAGGCGCAAG AAGAAAAAACGtgtgaaaataaaaaagaagccCGTCCTGAGTGACTCTGATACTGAGCAGGAAATCCAAAGCAGTAATGATAAACAGGTCATCAACTATGGCAA ACGGAGGAAAACAATGAGACTTTCTCGCGCCCTCTCTGATCTCGTTAAATACACAAAGTCAGTGCGTGTTCATGATATAGAAACTCAAG CATACATGTGCAGCTGGCAAGTGTCCTCCTTAAACGAGAGCATAACTAACCAGATTCTACAGCTCAAACCTGCCCATTTAGTTCGCTTCAATCAACGGCAACTCTTAAGAGTCTACCCCTCCAACTACCGTGTGGATTCGAGCAACTTTAATCCTCAGCCTTTTTGGAACGCAGGATGTCATTTAG TCGCTCTCAACTATCAAACAGAAGGCCGTATGCTTCAGCTGAACAGGGCAAAATTTGCAGCAAATGGAAACTGCGGCTATGTGCTGAAgccaaaatgcatgtgtaaag GTGCCTTTAATCCTACGCTGGAAGACCCTTTGCCAGGACACAGGAAATCTCAGTTAGTGCTCAAGATAATTAGTGGCCAGCAGCTACCGAAGCCAAAAGACTCCATGTTAGGGGACAGAGGAGAG ATCATAGATCCCTTTGTGGAAGTGGAGATCATTGGATTGCCTATTGATTGCAATAAACAGCAGACAAGAGTAGTGGACGACAACG GTTTTAACCCCATGTGGGAGGAAACACTAGTGTTTACGGTACACATGCCTCATATTGCCTTAGTGCGCTTTATGGTTTGGGACCATGATCCAATTGGACGAGACTTCATTGGACAGAGAACCATAGCGTTTAAAAGCATGATGCCAG GATACCGGCATGTCTATTTAGAAGGTATTCAAGAAGCATCTATCTTTGTGCATGTTGCCATTAATGACATCACAGGAAAG GTCAAATCAAGCAACGCAGTAAAGCAGCTAATCCAGAAAAACCTTATGCACACTTCTGAAGACGGCACGAGGACATCATTCGGTGCAAACTTTCTGCGCAAAGGTGGAGCTGGGAAGAAGCAAGCAAAAGTCGTAAAGGGTTCAGTCGACTGTTACACCAAAGAGGACTTTCTAAACAGACGTTACAGTGACGACTTGAGTTCGAAGGGCAGCAGGAGTACCTCGCAATCTGCGTCGTTGCTCAGAGGAGCTCAAAGTGAACCCTTGAGAAGAGCCCATAAGGTCTGTTTTCAGGAGCCAGAAGGATCTCATGAGGCACGGCGCCGCCTGTCCTCTATCGCATGCTCTGGTGGAGCAGGAGTGGCTATGGACTATACCAACTTAGCATTTGATTCAAAAAACAGTTCAGAGGTGGACATTCAGACTTCTGTGGTTCAATCACACCTTGGGGATAACAAGGAGTTAACTGTTTCAAAACGAAACGAATTACCTCCAACATCTAAACGGGAGTTCGAGTCTACAGGCGTACCGGTACCTAAGATGAAGGATCCTGCTTCTACACTGAATGAGCGACTCTTGTCAAAGCAGATCTCAGGTGCTAAATCAGTTGAGGATTCAGTGCAGGAACCTGAGACGTGTGGACGTCAAGAGAGCCATCTAAAAATGAAGCCAGAACCTACTCAAGACTGTGAAGCCTTGAATTTCCATCCAATACCCGACGGAGTACTAGATCCTTCTAGTGGAACATTGAACACTAGAAACCTGgtgctcaaaaatacatttttagatgGTAGGCTTAACCCCCAGTGGAAACCGATGTCAATCCCCGCAACCCCTGCGTTGAGCAGACGCAGGCATGACCAAGGCACCCCAACTTCTAAAGATTCTCCATTTCAAGGACGCCGATCACAAAGCGTCCCAAGACGCCGTCCGCCCTCTCCGCCAAACACAACCGGTCACGTTAAGAAAGAATTCCTCAACCAATACCCTCTCCCACAGTGCAGTTACTCTGCACCAAAAAACTCTGCTCCTAATAACTACAACCTCGCTGAAAGTGAATCAAGCAGCCTAAGTAGTTTGGACAGCCTTGACCTGAGTACTCTGCCATCCCGTTTCCCTGACAACCAGCAGCAGACAATGGGCACACTGCAGAGGGAAATGAATGCTCTGTTTGAGCAGAAAATGCATGAGATTCGCTGCCATTCACCACTGTTTTTCAGAG attCCTCAACATTGTAG